The following DNA comes from Acidicapsa ligni.
ACGAATACGGAGAAGAGAGGAGGTCGCGGAGAATCGCCAGAGCAATTGTCAGGGCGCGGCCAGTGACGACGACGGGACATTTGGCCCGAGTTGTTGCAGGCAGCGCCCCGGCAATAAAAAATGAGCGAATTCACCCGGCGACCCGTACCTTTCAAGCGCTTCGTATTCATGTGAATCGCGAGTTGGATGAGATACGGAAATTGCTGGAGGCTGCACCGGGATTACTCAAGCCCGCGCTGCTTAAGTCCACAGGCATTTCTTCTTCTCCAAGCTCGAATACGGCTGGTCGGTTGGTCGTTATCAGCTTCCACTCGCTGGAAGATCGGATAGCCAAGGATGTGTTGCGAGAGACAGCGGCCAAGGGCATCTGGACGGTGTTAACTCGCAAGCCGGTAGTAGCGGATGAGTCAGAAACGGATCACAATCCTCGAGCCCGCAGCGCGAAGCTAAGGGCAGCGGAGATGGGCAATGAGCAGGAGTTCGAAAAGAGACCTGATTTTCGCGATGTCGGTTCAGGGGTTCAACGAACGGGTTTTCAGCAGTTGTCCGGAAAAAAGCAGGGAAAAGCTTCGCCGGGTCAGGACAAGGGACCCAAGAGTAAGGCAGCAGGGAAGAAGAAAAAGCGTTTAAGAGATTGAAGCGCAGGCTCGAAATAGAGGCTGCGATCGAGGGAGTCACCATGGCAGCACACGCAGCAACTTATTTCGACAGTGGACGTAGCTCAAGCCGGCGGATCGAAGAGCGCAATGCACGGCTTTTCGCCGAGCAGCAGCGCCTGCGGCGTGGTGCAACTCTGGAAGTTTTCTTCCCCAAGCGCATCGATAATTCACGACTCGTTAAGGCTCCCGATACGGTTCGCATCCGCGAGATGCGCATCTTCACCGCGGCTGTGGCAGTCCTGTTTTCGCTGGTCATGGTCTATGGACTGCAGCACTTCAGCGCCATCGAAATGGGCTACAAGGTAGAGGCCAAGAAGACGCAGGTCGAGGCACTCCGCGAAGAGAATCGTCAGCTTCGTCTATCGGAAGCGCAACTCTCGCAGCCGGGACGCATCGACCAGATGGCGCGCCAGATGGGCCTCATCGAATTGCAGCCAAGCCAGGTCGTTCGCATCACGGACCGTATGGATTCTTCGACGGCAACTGCTGCTCTGGCCCAGGTTTCCCCGACGGCACTGATCCCTTCCGCGACTCGCTGAAATTGCGGGGATCCGCATCTTCGTTCCAGATCCCCGGCTTTTCGGAGTATCTCGCGTGCAACTGCCTAATCCACGAGCGAATCGGAACCGCGGCACTCAGACTGCCTCGGTTCCTTTGCTGCGTATGCGCTATTGGGTGGTCTGCCTGTGCCTGCTGGTGTGGTGCTCGCTGATCATCGGCAAGCTCTTCTGGTTGCAGGTTCTGCGGCACAAGGAATTTGTTGAAAAGGCACAGAGGCAACAGCAGCATACTTTTGAAGTAGCGCCGCGCCGGGGCGTGTTGTATGACCGCAATCTGCGCGAGCTGGCCATGACTGTGCAGGCCGAGTCGATCTATGCTGTGCCATCGGAAATCGACGACAAAGAAAAAGTAGTTCATGACCTGGTGGAGATTGTGCATGGCGGGCCGGAAGATACCTGGACCAGTGAGCCGCAGATACTCGAACGCGTGAATGCATCGCGGGGCTTCGCGTGGATTGCACGTCGCGTAGATAACGAAAAAGCGGCGCGCGTCAAGGCTCTCAACATCAAGGGTATTTACTTCCAGAAAGAATTTCAGCGCTTTTATCCAGATAATCAAATCGCCGCGCAGGTACTGGGTTATGTCGGTACCGACGACAAAGGCCTTGCAGGCATGGAGCTGAAATTTGAATCGCGCCTGCACGGTTTACCGGGACGCATGTTTGCAGCGCTCGATGCTCGGAGGCATGTGCTTGGCTCAAGCGTGCGTGAACCGGAGCCGGGCGAAAATCTGGTCCTCACTGTTGACGAAAACATTCAATTCATCGCGGAGAAAACCCTGCAACGGGCGATGGATCGTACGCATGCGGACAACGGAACGGTAGTAATTCAGGATGTGCATACCGGGCAAATCCTCGCACTTGCGATTCGCCCTACTTTCAATCCCAACGACTTCCGTCACACTACACCTGCACTGTTGCGTAATCATGCCGTGAGCGATGTGTATGAGCCTGGCTCGACCTTCAAGCTCGCGACGTATGCGGCGGCACTCGATCAACACATTGTGACTCCGGATGACATGATCGATTGCCAGGGCGGCGCGATCACCTTCAATGGCCGCACTATTCACGACGATAAATCCGATCACTTCGGTGTGGTCACAGTGCATTACGCGCTCGAACATTCAAGCGACGTGGCTGCTGTGAAACTTGCTCTTAGAATGGGGCCGGATCATTTCTACAATTACCTTCGCAACTTCGGTTTCGGCTCGCGTTCCGGGTTGGAACTGCCAGGTGAAACGCGTGGCCTGTTGCGGCCTCCGCCGAAGTGGGGTGCAACTTCGATCGGTTCGATTGCCATTGGGCAGGAGGTTGCGGTGACTCCACTGCAACTGGTCTCGATGGTGTCAACAATCGCCAATGGCGGAACCTATCTTCCGCCGCACATGATCATGCCTCCCCAGCCTAAAAATGCGCAGGGAGATAACGTGCCAGTCGCGCAGCCATTCCGGGTAGGGCTGGATCTGCCCGATCCGCTGCCTGCCGGTGCGCATCGCGTTATCTCCACGATGACTGCCGCGCAGATGCGCAAGATGATGGAAGGCGTAGTGCTCTATGGCACCGGCAAACAGGCTCAATTGAATGGCTATTCTTCCGGCGGCAAGACCGGTACGGCACAAAAGATTGATCCTGCGACGCGCAAGTATTCGAAGACGATGCACGTGGCGTCTTTCGCAGGGATTGCGCCTGTCAACAATCCTGTCCTTGCGATAGCGGTGGTTCTGGACAATCCCAAGGGCGGAGGCGCGTCTTACTATGGCGGAGCAGCATCTGCGCCAGTCTTTGCTGAAGCTGCGCAAGACACACTCGAATACCTGGGCGTCCCGCACGATGTTGAAGTCCACGCCGCGCACGCTCCCGCCAAGCCTTTGACCGCTCAGGATATAGAGCCGGAGCAGGAAGAAACAGGCGATGTGAATGCAATGATCGCCGCCGTCAATGATCTACCCAACGACGATCCTCTGCGACAGGCCGTGAGCGCAAGCCGAGCTGCGGAATCCGCGCCTCAGACGACTAAAATCAGCGCCAAAGCAGCGGACGAAAAGAAGAAGGCCAGCGCTGCGGCGACTCCTGCAACTCCTCCAGAGACAGTGTCCGTGCCAGTACCTACGGATAGCCCGAATGCAATACCCAATGCAATAAAAGTCCCGTCGCTGATAGGTATGCCGGTACGCCAAGTGGTCGAACAGGTGGCACTTGCGGGCCTGACTCTGCGCGTAGAAGGCCGAGGCTTAGTGCGCACACAGACTCCTGCCGCGGGCAGCCTTGTTTCTTCCGGAACGCAGGTCGTTGTGCATTGTGCCAGGTGATGCGCTGGTGGAGTTTTCGCCCGATTTTTCACAGAATCCTG
Coding sequences within:
- the rsmH gene encoding 16S rRNA (cytosine(1402)-N(4))-methyltransferase RsmH, producing MTTEVNRRHVPVLSQDVIRYLAVREGGTYLDCTLGFAGHASQIARLLGPDGHLIGFDRDPLALELAGQRLKLLADELGDRVPKVTLIGEAFSSVAEHVKPGSLDGLLADFGVSSMQIDEAERGFSFQADGPLDMRQDTRQALTAAQVVNEMDESDLANLIYEYGEERRSRRIARAIVRARPVTTTGHLARVVAGSAPAIKNERIHPATRTFQALRIHVNRELDEIRKLLEAAPGLLKPALLKSTGISSSPSSNTAGRLVVISFHSLEDRIAKDVLRETAAKGIWTVLTRKPVVADESETDHNPRARSAKLRAAEMGNEQEFEKRPDFRDVGSGVQRTGFQQLSGKKQGKASPGQDKGPKSKAAGKKKKRLRD
- a CDS encoding FtsB/FtsL family cell division protein, with the protein product MAAHAATYFDSGRSSSRRIEERNARLFAEQQRLRRGATLEVFFPKRIDNSRLVKAPDTVRIREMRIFTAAVAVLFSLVMVYGLQHFSAIEMGYKVEAKKTQVEALREENRQLRLSEAQLSQPGRIDQMARQMGLIELQPSQVVRITDRMDSSTATAALAQVSPTALIPSATR
- a CDS encoding penicillin-binding protein, which codes for MQLPNPRANRNRGTQTASVPLLRMRYWVVCLCLLVWCSLIIGKLFWLQVLRHKEFVEKAQRQQQHTFEVAPRRGVLYDRNLRELAMTVQAESIYAVPSEIDDKEKVVHDLVEIVHGGPEDTWTSEPQILERVNASRGFAWIARRVDNEKAARVKALNIKGIYFQKEFQRFYPDNQIAAQVLGYVGTDDKGLAGMELKFESRLHGLPGRMFAALDARRHVLGSSVREPEPGENLVLTVDENIQFIAEKTLQRAMDRTHADNGTVVIQDVHTGQILALAIRPTFNPNDFRHTTPALLRNHAVSDVYEPGSTFKLATYAAALDQHIVTPDDMIDCQGGAITFNGRTIHDDKSDHFGVVTVHYALEHSSDVAAVKLALRMGPDHFYNYLRNFGFGSRSGLELPGETRGLLRPPPKWGATSIGSIAIGQEVAVTPLQLVSMVSTIANGGTYLPPHMIMPPQPKNAQGDNVPVAQPFRVGLDLPDPLPAGAHRVISTMTAAQMRKMMEGVVLYGTGKQAQLNGYSSGGKTGTAQKIDPATRKYSKTMHVASFAGIAPVNNPVLAIAVVLDNPKGGGASYYGGAASAPVFAEAAQDTLEYLGVPHDVEVHAAHAPAKPLTAQDIEPEQEETGDVNAMIAAVNDLPNDDPLRQAVSASRAAESAPQTTKISAKAADEKKKASAAATPATPPETVSVPVPTDSPNAIPNAIKVPSLIGMPVRQVVEQVALAGLTLRVEGRGLVRTQTPAAGSLVSSGTQVVVHCAR